One window from the genome of Treponema sp. OMZ 838 encodes:
- a CDS encoding DNA-binding transcriptional regulator — MSEFFDSLMTGLNEAVAIERGELKGRKTVYEIQPIKKYNNIEIKHIRNSVGMTQVLFANYMGVSLKTVEAWEKGTNRPTGTACRLISMLENKTFETLPFVKRIANA, encoded by the coding sequence ATGAGTGAATTTTTTGATAGTCTAATGACTGGCTTAAATGAAGCAGTGGCTATTGAACGGGGGGAATTAAAAGGTCGTAAAACCGTATATGAAATTCAACCTATAAAAAAATATAATAATATTGAAATAAAACACATAAGAAATTCCGTTGGGATGACACAGGTTTTGTTTGCAAATTACATGGGTGTTTCACTCAAGACGGTAGAAGCATGGGAAAAAGGAACAAACCGCCCAACCGGTACCGCATGCCGTTTAATCAGTATGCTGGAAAATAAAACATTTGAAACACTGCCTTTTGTAAAAAGGATAGCAAATGCGTAA
- a CDS encoding CPBP family intramembrane glutamic endopeptidase, with the protein MTKIYKPLFAVLVIYILCFIFRFIEYFIIRTDQTFWGEAFLHKLLGIVVLFIAAKLYNFKVQDIGFNKNRAVKYTLMGLLFGICIYVLAYSIEIVIAVSNKNFQSLQLYVSSYSVDKNIGNQTSLLFFVICIIGNIINVIMEEGIFRGLFTKMLEKNHTFFVSVLITSVLFGLWHFIGPVRNYFDGSSSIEGMYVNIILLVTASGFIGFKFALLTKLTGSIYMAMGDHFVNNTIINIFHIVSSTGCDELIFLRIAIAQSVSFIIVLFVYLHKKDCR; encoded by the coding sequence ATGACAAAAATCTATAAACCCTTGTTTGCCGTACTCGTGATTTATATATTGTGCTTTATATTCCGATTTATAGAGTATTTTATTATTCGTACGGATCAAACATTTTGGGGAGAGGCATTTTTACACAAACTTTTAGGGATAGTTGTTTTATTCATAGCAGCTAAATTATATAACTTTAAAGTGCAAGATATCGGATTTAATAAAAATAGAGCTGTAAAATATACATTGATGGGATTGCTGTTTGGAATTTGTATATATGTATTAGCTTATAGTATAGAGATTGTTATAGCTGTTTCAAATAAAAATTTTCAATCATTACAATTATATGTCAGTTCTTATTCTGTAGATAAAAATATAGGAAATCAAACTTCACTACTCTTTTTTGTAATTTGTATTATCGGGAATATCATTAATGTGATTATGGAAGAAGGGATATTCAGAGGCCTGTTTACAAAAATGCTTGAGAAAAATCATACATTTTTTGTATCTGTGCTTATTACTTCTGTTTTGTTTGGATTATGGCATTTTATCGGACCTGTAAGAAACTATTTTGACGGCAGCAGCAGTATTGAAGGTATGTATGTAAATATTATTCTGTTGGTTACTGCTTCCGGATTTATCGGATTTAAATTTGCTTTATTAACAAAATTGACCGGCTCTATTTATATGGCAATGGGTGATCACTTTGTAAATAATACAATCATTAATATTTTTCATATTGTTTCTTCTACGGGGTGTGATGAATTGATATTTTTAAGAATTGCAATTGCCCAATCCGTGTCGTTTATAATTGTTCTATTTGTCTATCTGCATAAAAAAGATTGTAGGTAG
- a CDS encoding alpha/beta hydrolase — MYTNDETWQKLQAFLPERNRISISCAPSEMFSTFDRTNIHLDVYNEHSNNGVTLVLFHGVGGNGRLLSFIAAPLAKRGYKVVCPDLPGYSYTEYEGIPSYKTWIDTGVHIVRQELQRSKKIFVLGLSAGGMLAYNVACLAHGVSGVIVTTLLDNRLKPVRNYSAKNKLQARIALLLLRFIPKQIRHLKIPVKAITNMKAIVNNDRVLSLLLQDKRGAGSSVHLGLLCSMMESIPAVEPEAFEIPLLLCHPEKDRWTPEWISRLFFDRVRSPKQLCTLKNAGHFPIEQPGIAQLEEAIISFINKTLQER, encoded by the coding sequence ATGTATACAAACGATGAAACATGGCAAAAACTTCAAGCGTTTTTACCCGAACGCAACAGGATAAGCATTTCATGCGCTCCTTCCGAAATGTTCAGCACATTCGACAGAACGAACATCCATCTCGACGTATACAACGAACATAGCAACAACGGTGTTACGCTCGTGCTGTTCCACGGTGTCGGCGGGAACGGCCGGCTCCTGTCGTTTATTGCAGCTCCTCTGGCAAAGCGCGGCTATAAGGTTGTCTGTCCGGATTTGCCGGGGTACAGCTATACCGAATACGAGGGCATACCGTCTTATAAAACATGGATCGACACCGGTGTGCACATTGTACGACAGGAATTACAGCGCTCCAAAAAGATTTTTGTACTGGGTTTGAGTGCAGGAGGCATGCTCGCATACAACGTTGCCTGCTTGGCTCATGGTGTTTCCGGCGTCATCGTTACCACCCTGTTAGATAATCGCTTAAAGCCGGTGCGTAACTATTCGGCAAAAAACAAATTGCAGGCGCGTATCGCTTTGCTGCTTTTACGTTTTATACCGAAGCAGATAAGGCACTTAAAAATTCCGGTAAAGGCGATAACGAATATGAAAGCAATCGTCAACAACGACCGGGTACTTTCTTTGTTGCTGCAGGATAAAAGGGGAGCAGGATCTTCCGTGCATCTTGGTTTGTTATGTTCGATGATGGAAAGCATTCCTGCCGTAGAGCCTGAAGCATTTGAAATTCCGCTTTTGCTTTGTCATCCTGAAAAAGATCGCTGGACACCCGAATGGATAAGCCGCCTTTTTTTTGATCGCGTACGGAGTCCAAAACAACTATGCACGCTTAAAAACGCGGGGCATTTTCCGATTGAACAGCCGGGTATTGCACAGCTTGAAGAAGCAATTATTTCCTTTATAAACAAAACGCTACAAGAAAGGTAA
- a CDS encoding alanyl-tRNA editing protein, giving the protein MENFNALYYQKPYIREFDATVTACSKTERGYEIELSDTAFYPEGGGQPGDRGSLVAEGQPERTIRISDTQFAGERIVHIADGELDAGTKIHGVLDWVNRCDNMQGHSGEHILTGILAQTYGYENVGFHMGESFITIDFSGPLTDEQVLDAEQRANEIVRANLPIQESFPNDEERKTMQYRSKKELSGTVRIITIPGLDACACCGTHVTATGEIGLIKILNFTNRKKGVRLEVLCGRKAVLAYEQEMAQVRAISRCLSAKPSEVQDAVEKLNAEKAKLQQQLHEMTEKYLKQKAESAADTEGAPLYFEDNLSIEYLRSFCNLLLATGKMHTCAALSAVSVDSEEVQPTAYNYVIVSNAIDLKLHIKTLNQQLNGRGGGSSSAIQGTYFAGKDLIKETLTDLLSRARG; this is encoded by the coding sequence ATGGAAAACTTTAACGCACTGTACTACCAGAAACCGTATATCAGAGAATTCGATGCAACGGTAACCGCTTGTTCAAAAACCGAGAGAGGGTATGAGATAGAACTGTCGGATACGGCATTTTATCCCGAAGGGGGCGGACAGCCCGGCGACAGGGGCAGCCTTGTTGCGGAAGGACAGCCTGAGCGTACTATCCGAATATCTGATACGCAATTTGCAGGTGAACGTATCGTTCATATTGCCGATGGAGAACTTGATGCCGGAACAAAGATTCACGGCGTATTGGACTGGGTAAACCGTTGCGACAATATGCAAGGACATTCGGGCGAGCATATCCTTACCGGCATCCTCGCACAAACCTACGGGTACGAAAATGTCGGTTTCCACATGGGAGAAAGTTTTATCACCATCGACTTTAGCGGTCCGTTGACTGACGAGCAGGTACTCGATGCAGAACAGCGTGCCAATGAAATTGTCCGTGCAAATCTTCCAATACAAGAAAGCTTTCCAAACGATGAAGAACGTAAGACAATGCAATACCGCAGCAAGAAAGAACTGTCGGGTACCGTACGCATTATCACCATTCCGGGACTTGATGCCTGCGCCTGCTGCGGCACACATGTTACTGCAACCGGCGAGATCGGTTTGATTAAGATTCTCAACTTTACGAACCGAAAAAAGGGCGTCCGTTTGGAAGTGCTCTGCGGCAGAAAGGCAGTTCTTGCATACGAACAAGAGATGGCACAAGTACGGGCTATCTCCCGCTGCTTATCGGCAAAGCCATCCGAAGTGCAGGATGCGGTGGAAAAATTAAATGCCGAAAAAGCAAAGCTCCAGCAGCAGCTGCACGAGATGACTGAAAAATATCTAAAACAGAAAGCGGAGTCGGCGGCAGATACTGAGGGTGCACCTCTTTATTTTGAAGATAATCTCAGTATCGAATATCTACGCTCGTTCTGCAATCTGCTTTTAGCAACAGGAAAAATGCACACCTGTGCAGCATTATCAGCGGTTTCAGTTGACTCGGAAGAAGTGCAACCGACAGCATACAATTACGTCATCGTGAGTAATGCAATCGATTTAAAACTGCACATAAAAACATTAAACCAACAGCTCAACGGCCGCGGCGGTGGAAGCAGTTCGGCCATTCAAGGAACCTATTTTGCGGGGAAAGATCTTATTAAGGAAACACTTACCGACTTGTTGAGCAGGGCACGAGGATAG